From the genome of Mycobacterium kansasii ATCC 12478:
CGGAGCAACTGGTTTGGCGGGAAGTCCCCGATGTCGCGGCAGGCCCGGGCGAGGTGCTGGTCAAGGTCGCCGCGGCCGGTGTCAACCGCGCCGACGTGCTGCAGGCCGCCGGAAAATACCCGCCGCCGCCCGGAGCCAGCGAGATCATCGGTATGGAGGTCAGCGGCACGGTCGCCTCGGTGGGTGCCGATGTGACGGATTGGTCTGCGGGACAAGAGGTTTGCGCGTTGCTGGCCGGCGGTGGCTACGCCGAATACGTCGCCGTCCCGGCCGGCCAGGTGATGCCGCTGCCCCCGAACGTCGGCCTCGTCGACGCCGCGGCACTGCCCGAAGTCGCCTGCACGGTGTGGTCGAACCTGGTGATGACAGCCCACCTGGCCCCGGGTCAGCTGCTGCTGATCCACGGCGGCGCCAGCGGCATCGGCACCCACGCGATCCAGGTGGCTCGCGCGTTGGGCGCCCGGGTGGCGGTCACCGCCGGGACGCCGGAAAAGCTGGAACTCTGTCGCGGCCTCGGGGCGCAGATCACCATCAACTATCACGACGAGGACTTCGTCGCTCGCCTCAAACAGGAGGGCCCCGGGGCCGACGTGATCCTCGACATCATGGGCGCGGCCTACCTGGACCGCAATATCGACGCCCTGGCCGTCGACGGGCAGCTCGTCGTCATCGGCATGCAGGGCGGCGTCAAGGCGGAGCTCAACCTGGGCAAGTTGCTCACCAAAAGGGCCCGGATCATCGGCACCACGCTGCGGGCCCGGCCGGTGACCGGTCCGAACGGCAAGAGCGCCATCGCTCAGGCGG
Proteins encoded in this window:
- a CDS encoding NAD(P)H-quinone oxidoreductase, with translation MRAIVAESAEQLVWREVPDVAAGPGEVLVKVAAAGVNRADVLQAAGKYPPPPGASEIIGMEVSGTVASVGADVTDWSAGQEVCALLAGGGYAEYVAVPAGQVMPLPPNVGLVDAAALPEVACTVWSNLVMTAHLAPGQLLLIHGGASGIGTHAIQVARALGARVAVTAGTPEKLELCRGLGAQITINYHDEDFVARLKQEGPGADVILDIMGAAYLDRNIDALAVDGQLVVIGMQGGVKAELNLGKLLTKRARIIGTTLRARPVTGPNGKSAIAQAVTASVWPMIANERVRPVIGTRLPIQQAAQAHQLMLSGKTYGKILLTI